One genomic window of Medicago truncatula cultivar Jemalong A17 chromosome 1, MtrunA17r5.0-ANR, whole genome shotgun sequence includes the following:
- the LOC25483075 gene encoding putative B3 domain-containing protein At1g78640, whose translation MADEQRWDIKKVLETSDTCSHLSRLLLDKDWAEKFVIPVLLDGAAAALQEGVQVQVWDIDTKSPLSIVFMYRHSAKMYVFTKTWTKEFVNRRELKKGDQIGLRWDQNNQRFDFSVLKN comes from the coding sequence ATGGCTGATGAACAACGATGGGATATCAAGAAGGTGCTTGAGACGAGTGATACTTGTAGCCATTTGAGTAGGCTTTTGTTGGATAAGGATTGGGCTGAGAAATTTGTCATTCCGGTCTTGTTGGATGGTGCTGCAGCTGCTCTCCAAGAAGGAGTCCAAGTTCAAGTCTGGGacattgacaccaaatctccTCTTTCTATAGTTTTCATGTATCGGCACTCGGCAAAAATGTACGTCTTCACCAAGACTTGGACCAAAGAGTTTGTTAACAGAAGGGAACTGAAGAAAGGCGATCAAATCGGTCTTCGATGGGATCAAAACAACCAACGATTTGATTTCTCCGTTCTTAAGAACTGA